Proteins from a genomic interval of Microbacterium imperiale:
- a CDS encoding RDD family protein — MPDHLRENTYPGERLGRPEQGPGSVGRLGRRIGALAIDYAAATLLATAFLGFNQFALPGEAGVTQFAPITVFAVLQVVFIPLIGGSPGHRIVGLRLELLHGGWTGLWRPIVRTLLLVLVLPAVVFDADQRGLHDKAAGTILVRA; from the coding sequence GTGCCCGACCACCTGCGCGAGAACACCTATCCCGGCGAGCGACTCGGACGCCCCGAACAGGGACCGGGCAGCGTAGGACGGCTCGGGCGGCGGATTGGAGCGCTTGCCATCGACTACGCCGCCGCGACTCTGCTGGCGACGGCGTTCCTGGGCTTCAATCAGTTCGCATTGCCGGGCGAAGCGGGCGTGACGCAGTTCGCGCCGATCACCGTGTTCGCCGTGCTCCAGGTGGTCTTCATCCCGCTCATCGGCGGCAGCCCGGGTCACCGTATCGTCGGCCTGCGCCTCGAACTGCTGCACGGCGGGTGGACGGGCCTGTGGCGGCCGATCGTCCGCACGCTGCTGCTGGTTCTCGTGCTGCCGGCGGTCGTCTTCGATGCCGACCAGCGCGGACTGCACGATAAGGCTGCCGGCACGATCCTCGTCCGCGCCTAG